A DNA window from Parabacteroides johnsonii DSM 18315 contains the following coding sequences:
- a CDS encoding SoxR reducing system RseC family protein yields MSESINHNGVIEKIDGGTVYVRIIQQSACSGCHAKSMCTASESKEKIIEVPDNSGKFHINEEVQLCGQSSLGLQAVLLAFVFPLIIVFAAIVTGTSMQWEETTSGLTGLLLLVPYYCILYFLRDQLKRRFIFTLKKLN; encoded by the coding sequence ATGAGCGAAAGTATCAATCACAATGGGGTTATAGAGAAGATCGACGGCGGTACGGTCTATGTCAGGATCATCCAACAATCGGCTTGCTCCGGATGCCATGCGAAAAGTATGTGTACGGCATCCGAGAGTAAAGAGAAGATCATCGAGGTTCCGGACAACTCTGGAAAATTCCATATAAATGAAGAAGTCCAGTTATGCGGACAAAGTTCACTGGGGCTGCAGGCCGTACTTCTTGCATTTGTATTTCCGCTTATAATAGTTTTTGCGGCTATTGTAACAGGTACAAGTATGCAATGGGAAGAAACCACAAGCGGGTTAACCGGATTACTGCTCTTAGTTCCTTATTATTGCATATTATACTTTTTACGCGACCAACTAAAAAGGCGATTCATTTTTACTTTGAAAAAACTTAATTGA
- the rsxA gene encoding electron transport complex subunit RsxA, whose protein sequence is MEYILIFIAAVFVNNVVLSQFLGICPFLGVSKKVDTAIGMGAAVAFVLIIATLVTFLVQKYVLDVFGLGFMQTISFILIIAALVQMVEIILKKVSPALYQALGVFLPLITTNCCVLGVAIQVIQKQYNLLESVVYAFSIAIGFALALIIFAGVREQLAMTNVPDGMKGTPIALITAGLLAMAFMGFSGIV, encoded by the coding sequence ATGGAATATATATTGATATTTATCGCCGCTGTATTTGTCAACAACGTCGTGTTGTCCCAGTTCTTAGGTATATGTCCGTTCCTCGGCGTATCCAAGAAAGTGGATACAGCAATAGGGATGGGAGCAGCCGTTGCATTTGTGCTTATCATTGCGACACTCGTGACTTTCCTCGTACAGAAATATGTGCTGGATGTATTCGGTCTGGGCTTTATGCAGACTATCAGCTTTATCTTGATCATCGCAGCTCTGGTTCAAATGGTGGAAATCATCCTGAAGAAAGTTTCTCCTGCCCTCTATCAGGCATTGGGGGTGTTTCTTCCGCTGATCACGACAAACTGTTGCGTGTTGGGTGTCGCCATCCAGGTCATCCAGAAGCAGTATAATTTATTAGAATCTGTAGTATATGCATTCTCTATTGCTATTGGATTTGCGTTAGCTTTGATTATCTTTGCAGGTGTCAGAGAACAATTAGCAATGACAAATGTTCCCGATGGCATGAAAGGAACCCCGATCGCTCTTATCACAGCTGGTCTGTTGGCGATGGCTTTCATGGGATTTTCAGGGATTGTGTAA
- a CDS encoding RnfABCDGE type electron transport complex subunit G, with protein MAKLKSTLPNMFLSLTIICVVAGAILAGVNMYTTGPIAATKAATLEKAIKEVTPEFNNKPTEEAYMAATSDGDSLKIYPAKQDGKFVGAAVESNTMKGFGGEIRVIVGFDIEGKLLNYSVLQHAETPGLGAKMQEWFRTDKNRQSVLGRKLSDGELKVTKDGGDVDAITASTITSRAFLNAVNRAYSAFTGADGSTGATTSSDNTTKEGGNDNE; from the coding sequence ATGGCAAAACTAAAATCAACATTACCCAATATGTTCCTTTCACTCACGATCATCTGTGTAGTGGCCGGAGCAATATTAGCAGGTGTGAATATGTACACCACCGGTCCGATTGCCGCCACCAAAGCAGCAACTTTGGAAAAAGCAATCAAGGAGGTGACACCCGAATTCAACAACAAACCGACAGAAGAAGCCTATATGGCAGCCACCTCAGATGGCGACTCATTGAAAATCTACCCGGCAAAACAAGACGGCAAATTCGTCGGTGCCGCAGTGGAAAGTAACACAATGAAAGGGTTCGGCGGTGAAATCCGCGTGATTGTCGGTTTTGACATCGAAGGCAAACTGCTGAACTATTCTGTCTTACAACATGCTGAAACCCCGGGATTAGGGGCTAAGATGCAAGAATGGTTCCGCACAGACAAGAATCGCCAGAGCGTATTGGGACGCAAATTATCCGATGGCGAACTGAAAGTAACCAAAGATGGTGGAGACGTCGATGCCATAACAGCATCGACCATTACCAGCCGGGCATTCCTGAACGCTGTGAACCGCGCCTACAGCGCATTCACCGGTGCCGACGGATCGACCGGTGCAACCACATCATCCGATAACACAACTAAAGAAGGAGGAAACGATAATGAGTAA
- the galE gene encoding UDP-glucose 4-epimerase GalE, whose translation MKQKILVAGGTGYIGSHTTVELQNAGYEVVIIDDLSNSNIEVLDGIERITGIRPEFIQLDLKDKEGTREALKAHPGIKGIILFAASKAVGESVQQPLKYYRNNVVTLVNLLELMPEFNIEGIVFSSSCTVYGQPDPENLPVTENAPIKPATSPYGNTKQINEEIIRDTIHAGAPFKSIILRYFNPIGAHPTAEIGELPNGVPQNLIPYLTQTAMGIRKELSVFGDDYDTPDGSCIRDYINVVDLAKAHVIAMDRMLGGKSLDNVEIFNLGTGNGVSVLELINTFEAATGVKVPHKIVGRREGDIEKVWANPERANKVLGWKATETLADTLASAWKWQEKLRERGIM comes from the coding sequence ATGAAACAGAAGATTTTAGTAGCAGGTGGAACTGGTTACATCGGATCACACACCACAGTAGAACTGCAGAACGCAGGTTATGAAGTAGTCATCATCGACGACCTGTCTAACTCCAATATAGAAGTATTGGACGGTATCGAACGCATCACAGGCATCCGTCCTGAATTCATCCAACTGGATTTGAAAGATAAGGAAGGAACCCGCGAAGCGCTGAAAGCTCATCCGGGAATCAAAGGCATCATCCTGTTCGCCGCCAGCAAAGCAGTAGGCGAATCCGTACAACAGCCATTGAAATACTATCGCAACAACGTAGTGACACTGGTAAACCTGTTGGAACTGATGCCTGAATTCAATATCGAAGGTATTGTATTTTCGTCTTCCTGCACCGTGTACGGACAGCCCGATCCCGAGAATCTGCCTGTAACTGAGAATGCACCGATCAAACCGGCTACTTCTCCGTACGGAAATACAAAGCAGATCAACGAAGAGATCATCCGCGATACTATCCATGCCGGTGCTCCTTTCAAGAGCATCATCCTGCGTTACTTTAACCCGATCGGAGCACATCCGACAGCAGAGATCGGTGAATTGCCTAACGGCGTTCCTCAGAACCTGATCCCGTATCTGACACAGACTGCTATGGGTATCCGTAAAGAGTTGAGTGTATTCGGCGATGACTATGACACGCCTGACGGTTCCTGCATCCGCGACTACATCAATGTCGTAGACTTGGCTAAGGCCCACGTGATCGCGATGGACCGCATGTTGGGCGGCAAGTCTTTGGATAATGTGGAAATCTTCAATCTCGGAACCGGCAACGGTGTTTCCGTATTAGAACTGATCAATACATTCGAAGCTGCTACAGGTGTTAAAGTCCCGCACAAGATCGTAGGTCGCCGCGAAGGTGATATCGAGAAAGTTTGGGCCAACCCCGAACGAGCCAACAAAGTATTGGGTTGGAAAGCGACAGAAACATTGGCCGACACATTGGCTTCTGCTTGGAAATGGCAGGAAAAACTGCGTGAACGCGGTATCATGTAA
- a CDS encoding RnfABCDGE type electron transport complex subunit E, which yields MSNLKILMNGIITENPTFVLLLGMCPTLGTTSSAMNGMSMGLATMFVLICSNMAISALKNVIPDMVRIPGYIVVIATFVTVVQMCMEAFVPALYASLGLFIPLIVVNCIVLGRAEAFAAKNGVVASAFDGIGIGLGFTIALTLLGAIRELLGTGKLFNLTIMPEQFGSLIFVLAPGAFIALGFLIAIVNKLRKA from the coding sequence ATGAGTAATCTGAAAATATTGATGAACGGAATCATCACAGAGAACCCGACATTCGTATTGCTGTTAGGTATGTGTCCGACATTGGGTACAACTTCTTCGGCGATGAATGGTATGAGTATGGGACTTGCCACCATGTTCGTGCTGATCTGTTCCAACATGGCTATATCCGCGCTGAAGAACGTAATCCCCGATATGGTCCGTATCCCTGGATACATTGTCGTGATCGCCACATTCGTAACAGTTGTGCAAATGTGCATGGAAGCATTTGTTCCTGCCTTATACGCAAGTTTGGGATTGTTTATCCCGTTGATCGTCGTAAACTGTATCGTGTTAGGACGTGCCGAAGCGTTCGCCGCTAAGAACGGAGTGGTAGCCTCGGCCTTCGACGGGATCGGGATCGGACTCGGCTTTACGATTGCTTTGACACTGTTAGGAGCTATCCGCGAGCTGTTGGGAACAGGCAAACTGTTTAACCTGACAATTATGCCGGAACAGTTCGGCTCACTGATTTTCGTATTGGCTCCGGGTGCATTCATCGCATTGGGATTCCTGATAGCTATTGTTAATAAACTGCGTAAAGCATAA
- a CDS encoding NAD(P)-dependent oxidoreductase has translation MAKILVATDKPFAAIAVKGIREVVEGAGDELILLEKYGEKAKLLDAVKDVDAIIIRSDIIDAEVLDAAKQLKIVVRAGAGYDNVDLAAATAHNVCVMNTPGQNSNAVAELAFGMMVMAVRNFYNGTSGTELKGKKLGIHAYGNVGRNVARIAKGFGMEIYAFDAFCPASVIEADGVKPVASPEELYATCDVVSLHIPATAETKNSIGYALVGKMPKNGLLVNTARKEVINEAELIKLMEERADLKYVTDIMPAAGEEFAAKFAGRYFSTPKKMGAQTAEANINAGIAAAKQIEGFLKEGCEKFRVNK, from the coding sequence ATGGCAAAGATATTAGTAGCAACAGATAAACCTTTCGCAGCGATAGCTGTGAAAGGTATCCGCGAAGTAGTGGAAGGTGCAGGTGACGAACTGATCCTGTTAGAGAAATACGGTGAAAAGGCTAAACTGCTGGACGCTGTCAAGGATGTGGATGCGATCATTATCCGCAGTGACATTATCGATGCAGAAGTGCTGGATGCCGCTAAACAGTTGAAGATTGTGGTCCGTGCCGGAGCGGGTTACGATAATGTTGACTTGGCTGCTGCGACAGCACATAATGTTTGTGTGATGAATACCCCCGGGCAGAATTCCAATGCCGTTGCCGAATTGGCTTTCGGCATGATGGTAATGGCTGTCCGCAATTTCTATAACGGAACTTCGGGAACAGAATTGAAAGGAAAGAAACTGGGTATCCACGCATATGGCAACGTTGGCCGCAATGTGGCTCGTATCGCAAAAGGTTTTGGAATGGAAATCTATGCATTCGATGCTTTTTGCCCAGCTTCGGTAATTGAAGCGGATGGTGTGAAACCGGTAGCTTCACCGGAAGAACTTTATGCTACCTGCGATGTCGTTTCTTTGCATATCCCGGCAACCGCCGAAACAAAGAATTCTATTGGTTACGCTCTGGTTGGCAAGATGCCGAAAAACGGTCTGCTGGTTAATACGGCCCGTAAGGAGGTGATCAACGAAGCCGAGCTGATCAAGCTGATGGAAGAACGCGCAGACTTGAAATATGTAACTGATATTATGCCCGCAGCAGGCGAAGAGTTTGCTGCCAAGTTTGCCGGCCGCTATTTCTCCACTCCTAAAAAGATGGGGGCACAGACTGCCGAGGCTAATATCAATGCCGGTATTGCCGCTGCCAAGCAGATCGAAGGCTTTTTGAAAGAAGGATGCGAAAAATTCCGCGTAAATAAGTAA
- a CDS encoding Fe-S cluster domain-containing protein translates to MILIAVISLGAIGAIGAVFLYAASKKFEVYEDPRIAQVQEVLPGANCGGCGYPGCGGFAAACVKADTLDGLLCPVGGAPVMGKVATILGKEAASAEPMVAVVRCNGTCAARPRTNQYDGVQSCAIASTLYGGETGCSFGCLGYGDCVAACNFDAIHINLETGLPEVDEDKCTSCGACVKACPKNIIELRKKGPKSRRIFVSCVNKDKGGVAKKACANACIGCGKCAKECPFEAITVENNVAYIDYTKCRLCRKCVAVCPTGAIHELNFPPRKEAAPAVDADKVKPKVAPKPAAPKAEVLKTETPKVETKEETNQK, encoded by the coding sequence ATGATTTTAATTGCCGTTATTTCATTAGGAGCGATTGGAGCCATCGGCGCAGTTTTTCTATACGCCGCCTCCAAGAAGTTTGAAGTATACGAAGATCCTCGTATCGCACAAGTTCAGGAGGTATTGCCTGGAGCCAATTGCGGAGGTTGTGGATATCCCGGATGCGGTGGTTTTGCTGCGGCTTGTGTAAAGGCCGACACATTGGACGGCCTGTTATGTCCCGTAGGCGGAGCACCGGTAATGGGTAAAGTAGCCACCATCCTCGGAAAAGAAGCAGCCAGCGCAGAACCGATGGTAGCCGTTGTCCGCTGCAACGGAACCTGTGCCGCCCGTCCGCGTACCAACCAATACGACGGTGTGCAGAGTTGTGCGATTGCTTCTACCCTGTATGGCGGAGAGACCGGCTGTTCATTCGGTTGCTTAGGTTATGGCGACTGTGTGGCAGCATGTAACTTCGACGCCATCCACATCAACCTTGAGACAGGACTTCCGGAAGTGGACGAAGACAAATGTACTTCATGCGGAGCTTGCGTAAAAGCTTGCCCGAAAAACATCATCGAACTGCGTAAGAAAGGCCCCAAATCACGCCGTATCTTCGTCAGCTGTGTAAACAAAGACAAAGGCGGAGTAGCCAAGAAAGCATGTGCCAATGCTTGTATCGGTTGTGGCAAATGTGCAAAGGAATGCCCGTTCGAAGCCATTACAGTAGAAAACAACGTGGCCTACATCGATTACACAAAATGCCGCTTATGCCGCAAGTGCGTAGCCGTATGTCCGACCGGTGCTATTCACGAATTGAATTTCCCGCCACGTAAAGAGGCAGCTCCGGCTGTGGACGCCGACAAAGTAAAACCGAAGGTAGCACCGAAACCGGCAGCACCGAAGGCCGAAGTTCTTAAAACAGAAACTCCTAAAGTTGAAACAAAAGAAGAAACAAATCAAAAATAA
- a CDS encoding RnfABCDGE type electron transport complex subunit D has product MENKLYVSPSPHIHGGDSISKNMYGVLIALVPAFLVSLYFFGLGALIVTVVSVFFCVLFEYLIQKFLMKKEPTIYDGSAILTGVLLAFNLPSNLPIWIIAIGALAAIGIGKMSFGGLGNNIFNPALTGRIFLLISFPAQMTTWPVAGQLTSYTDATTGATVLSLMNEGALDKMPTLIDMLVGNMGGSLGEVSALALLLGMFYMLWKKIITWHVPVSIFATVFVFTGIMHLVNPVQYASPFVHLLSGGMMLGAIFMATDYVTSPMSKSGMIVYGVGIGILTTVIRLFGSYPEGMSFAIFIMNGVTPLINSYMKPKHFGGK; this is encoded by the coding sequence ATGGAAAACAAATTATACGTGTCTCCCTCGCCCCACATTCATGGCGGCGACAGCATAAGCAAAAATATGTACGGTGTACTGATTGCCCTTGTTCCGGCTTTCCTGGTATCACTCTACTTTTTCGGACTGGGTGCACTGATCGTAACCGTAGTTTCGGTTTTCTTCTGTGTCCTGTTCGAATATCTGATTCAGAAGTTCCTGATGAAAAAGGAACCAACCATTTACGACGGTTCGGCTATCCTGACCGGTGTTTTGCTGGCATTCAACCTGCCGTCCAACCTGCCGATCTGGATCATCGCCATCGGTGCGCTGGCAGCCATCGGTATCGGTAAGATGTCGTTCGGCGGCCTGGGTAACAATATTTTCAACCCGGCACTGACAGGCCGTATCTTCCTGCTGATCTCTTTCCCGGCACAGATGACCACCTGGCCTGTAGCCGGACAGTTAACATCCTATACGGACGCAACAACAGGCGCAACCGTCCTCTCCTTGATGAACGAAGGCGCACTCGACAAGATGCCGACACTCATCGATATGCTGGTCGGTAACATGGGCGGTAGCCTTGGTGAAGTCAGCGCACTGGCACTGCTGTTAGGTATGTTCTATATGTTATGGAAGAAGATTATCACCTGGCACGTTCCGGTATCCATCTTCGCTACGGTATTTGTCTTCACAGGTATCATGCACCTGGTGAATCCGGTTCAATATGCAAGCCCGTTCGTCCATCTGTTATCCGGTGGTATGATGTTGGGAGCCATCTTCATGGCGACCGACTATGTGACTTCGCCGATGAGCAAGAGCGGTATGATTGTCTACGGTGTCGGCATTGGTATCCTGACAACGGTGATCCGTCTGTTCGGTTCTTATCCCGAAGGTATGTCATTTGCCATCTTCATCATGAATGGAGTTACTCCGCTAATCAACAGTTATATGAAACCTAAACATTTCGGAGGAAAATAA
- the rsxC gene encoding electron transport complex subunit RsxC, whose product MLRTFRIGGIHPPENKLSAGKKITALAAPKQVIIPLSQHIGAPAQAVVKKGDLVKVGTLVAKAGGFVSANIHSSVSGKVNKIDNALDSSGYKRPAIYIDVEGDEWEETIDRSDALVKDCTLSSKEIVDKIAAAGIVGLGGATFPTQVKLMPPPGSKAEIIIINAVECEPYLTSDHSLMMEKGEQILVGVTLLMKAVNVNKAIIGIENNKPDAIAHLTKLAAAYPGIEIMPLKVQYPQGGEKQLIDAVIRRQVKSGALPISAGAVVQNVGTAYAVYEAVQKNKPLFERVVTVTGKAVANPSNFLVRMGTPINTLIEAAGGIPENTGKIIGGGPMMGKALVSAEVPVTKGSSGVLLLTKEESVRKPMQDCIRCAKCVNVCPMGLNPAFLMKFTVYKDWEKAEANYIQDCIECGSCSYTCPANRPLLDQIRLGKGKVMGIIRARKS is encoded by the coding sequence ATGCTAAGGACATTTCGAATCGGAGGTATACATCCGCCCGAAAATAAATTGTCTGCCGGTAAGAAAATTACCGCGTTAGCTGCTCCTAAGCAGGTAATCATACCGCTCAGTCAGCACATCGGGGCTCCGGCCCAGGCAGTGGTAAAGAAGGGTGATCTGGTTAAAGTCGGAACACTTGTCGCCAAGGCAGGAGGTTTCGTTTCCGCCAACATCCACTCGTCGGTATCCGGTAAAGTAAACAAAATAGATAACGCTCTCGACTCAAGCGGCTACAAGCGTCCTGCCATCTACATCGATGTGGAAGGAGATGAATGGGAAGAAACGATCGACCGCAGTGATGCATTGGTAAAAGACTGTACGTTATCCTCTAAAGAGATCGTCGACAAGATTGCAGCAGCCGGTATCGTAGGTCTGGGGGGTGCTACTTTCCCGACACAAGTGAAACTGATGCCACCTCCCGGAAGCAAAGCAGAGATCATCATCATCAATGCTGTCGAATGTGAACCTTATCTGACCTCCGACCATTCCCTGATGATGGAAAAAGGTGAACAGATCCTGGTAGGCGTCACGTTACTGATGAAAGCCGTCAATGTAAACAAAGCCATTATCGGTATCGAAAACAATAAACCCGATGCAATCGCCCACCTGACGAAGCTGGCAGCCGCTTATCCCGGAATCGAGATCATGCCACTGAAGGTGCAATATCCGCAAGGGGGTGAAAAGCAGTTGATCGACGCTGTGATCCGTCGTCAGGTAAAGAGCGGCGCCCTGCCCATCTCGGCCGGAGCCGTCGTACAGAACGTTGGAACCGCTTACGCCGTCTACGAAGCCGTCCAGAAGAACAAACCGTTGTTCGAGCGCGTCGTGACCGTAACAGGAAAGGCCGTTGCCAACCCGTCGAACTTCCTGGTCCGTATGGGTACGCCCATCAACACACTGATCGAGGCAGCCGGTGGTATTCCCGAAAACACGGGTAAGATTATCGGTGGCGGCCCGATGATGGGTAAAGCGTTGGTAAGCGCTGAAGTTCCGGTAACCAAGGGTAGTTCCGGCGTATTGCTCCTGACAAAAGAAGAATCCGTCCGCAAGCCGATGCAGGACTGTATCCGTTGCGCCAAGTGTGTGAACGTCTGCCCGATGGGGCTGAATCCGGCCTTCTTGATGAAGTTCACCGTCTATAAAGACTGGGAAAAAGCCGAGGCCAACTACATTCAGGACTGCATCGAATGTGGTTCCTGTAGCTATACTTGTCCTGCCAACCGCCCGCTGTTGGATCAGATCCGATTGGGTAAAGGCAAAGTTATGGGTATTATTCGTGCAAGAAAGTCATAA
- a CDS encoding DUF3078 domain-containing protein: MIKRSVLALFIVLLFSSNRGGAQEVNIISGNQLNQPVQTAVPDTFPLLDLEETELDKIPDLRAQFEKLNSSYSSPATPSENLLRFLKKDEIELSPEAQYWVNWVRDPSTIISPWATLRDTTIVNPLFTPILFKGGLIPKDLQLYDKDFIAKQRPNFPLFEPDTTLFQDETLKNKLQNTAYNYVRVNYPEYFRYSERDLPTDVVKTHVIKKATYEPELIKIESDPNAFSDVDTPVKFIPERRYWISHFESAIQFAQNYISPNWHKGGVSTLNLTNRQYFVYNYNKDKVQFTNELEWKTNVYTAPKDTLRDYKIGDDVLRLHSNIGYKAFNKWFYTFDATFQTQLFSNYAENTNNKLAGFLSPFNINLGIGMKYDLNKTFPNRRHKKLTLSANLAPLSYTFMYSTDKDIDLGRHGFKKNEATDKYNYKLSQFGSTINATMTFQFNRNVSWYSRFYYFTSYDRMLGEFENRLTMAISRFFSTTISLNLRYDDAVEKKEDFDSYLQINELLSFGFNYKW; encoded by the coding sequence ATGATAAAGAGGTCTGTTTTAGCGTTATTTATTGTATTGTTATTTAGTAGTAATCGGGGAGGAGCACAGGAAGTTAATATAATCAGCGGGAATCAGTTGAACCAGCCGGTTCAGACTGCTGTCCCCGATACATTCCCTTTATTAGATTTGGAAGAAACGGAACTGGATAAAATCCCTGACCTCAGGGCACAGTTCGAAAAACTCAATAGCAGCTACTCCTCTCCCGCTACACCGAGTGAAAACTTGCTCCGCTTTTTAAAAAAAGACGAGATAGAATTATCGCCGGAAGCACAATATTGGGTAAATTGGGTACGCGACCCGTCTACTATCATCAGCCCGTGGGCCACCTTACGGGATACGACCATCGTCAACCCGCTGTTCACACCGATCTTGTTCAAGGGAGGACTTATCCCGAAAGACCTGCAATTGTATGATAAGGACTTTATTGCGAAACAACGTCCCAATTTTCCATTGTTCGAACCGGATACCACTTTATTCCAAGACGAAACATTAAAGAACAAGTTACAGAATACCGCATATAATTATGTACGTGTAAACTACCCGGAATATTTTCGCTATTCGGAACGCGACCTGCCAACCGATGTCGTTAAAACACATGTTATCAAGAAAGCGACATATGAACCGGAACTAATCAAAATAGAAAGCGACCCGAACGCTTTCAGCGACGTGGACACTCCGGTCAAGTTCATCCCGGAACGCCGTTATTGGATTTCTCATTTCGAAAGCGCCATTCAGTTTGCACAGAATTATATTTCTCCGAACTGGCACAAGGGGGGTGTAAGCACTTTAAATCTGACCAACCGCCAATATTTCGTGTACAATTATAACAAAGACAAAGTTCAGTTTACAAATGAATTGGAATGGAAAACGAATGTCTATACGGCTCCCAAGGATACGTTGCGCGATTATAAGATCGGTGATGACGTGTTGCGTCTTCACAGTAATATCGGTTACAAAGCATTCAATAAATGGTTCTATACCTTCGATGCGACTTTCCAAACACAGTTGTTCAGCAATTATGCGGAAAACACAAATAATAAACTCGCCGGTTTCTTATCGCCCTTCAACATCAACCTCGGTATCGGTATGAAATACGACTTGAATAAAACATTCCCCAACAGACGCCATAAAAAACTGACCCTGTCTGCCAACTTGGCTCCGCTTTCATATACATTCATGTACAGTACGGACAAGGACATAGATTTGGGACGTCACGGTTTCAAAAAGAATGAAGCTACAGATAAATACAACTACAAGCTCAGCCAGTTCGGTTCCACGATCAATGCAACCATGACATTCCAATTCAACCGGAATGTAAGCTGGTATTCACGTTTTTATTATTTTACCAGCTACGACCGCATGTTGGGTGAATTTGAAAACCGCCTGACAATGGCCATCAGCCGCTTCTTCTCTACAACCATATCATTGAACCTCCGGTATGATGATGCCGTGGAAAAGAAAGAAGATTTCGACAGTTATCTTCAGATCAACGAGCTGTTAAGCTTCGGGTTTAATTACAAATGGTAA
- a CDS encoding DUF1015 domain-containing protein, whose product MAQIKPFKGIRPPKDLIEQVVSRPYDVLNSEEAREEAKGNEKSLYHIIKPEIDFPVGTDEHDPAVYLKAAANFQMFQEKGWLVQDKEECYYVYAQTMNGKTQYGLVVGAYVPDYMNGIIKKHELTRRDKEEDRMKHVRVNNANIEPVFFAYPDNAELDKIVAKYTSHTPEYDFVAKDDGFGHTFWIIDEPADIARITELFGEMPSLYIADGHHRSAAAALVGAEKAKQNTAHKGDEEYNYFMAVCFPANQLTIIDYNRVVKDLNGLSDDEFLIRLGKNFVVEEKGADIYKPAALHNFSLYLGGKWYSLTAKQGTYNDNDPIGVLDVTISSNLILDEILGIKDLRSDKRIDFVGGIRGLGELQRRVDSGEMKVALALYPVTMKQLMDIADTGNIMPPKTTWFEPKLRSGLVIHKLE is encoded by the coding sequence ATGGCACAAATAAAACCTTTCAAAGGAATCCGTCCTCCTAAAGATTTGATCGAACAAGTCGTATCCCGTCCTTACGATGTGTTGAACTCGGAAGAGGCACGCGAAGAAGCGAAGGGAAATGAAAAATCATTATATCATATCATTAAACCGGAGATCGATTTTCCGGTCGGGACAGATGAACATGATCCTGCCGTTTATCTGAAAGCTGCTGCCAATTTCCAGATGTTCCAGGAAAAAGGCTGGTTGGTACAGGATAAGGAAGAATGCTATTATGTATATGCCCAGACAATGAACGGCAAGACACAATACGGTCTGGTTGTCGGTGCATACGTGCCCGATTATATGAATGGTATTATTAAGAAACATGAGTTGACACGGCGTGACAAGGAGGAGGACCGTATGAAGCATGTACGGGTGAATAATGCCAATATCGAACCGGTGTTTTTTGCTTATCCCGATAATGCTGAATTGGACAAGATTGTCGCCAAATATACTTCCCATACTCCGGAATATGACTTCGTCGCGAAAGACGATGGTTTCGGTCATACGTTCTGGATCATTGACGAGCCGGCGGATATTGCCCGCATTACGGAATTGTTTGGCGAAATGCCTTCCTTGTATATAGCTGACGGTCATCACCGCTCTGCTGCTGCTGCGTTGGTCGGTGCGGAAAAAGCCAAACAGAATACAGCTCATAAAGGTGATGAGGAGTATAACTACTTTATGGCTGTCTGCTTCCCGGCTAACCAATTGACGATTATCGATTATAACCGTGTGGTGAAAGACTTGAACGGCTTGTCGGATGATGAATTTCTGATCAGATTAGGGAAGAACTTCGTTGTGGAAGAAAAGGGAGCGGATATTTATAAACCGGCAGCTTTGCATAACTTTTCGCTCTATTTAGGAGGAAAATGGTACTCACTGACGGCCAAACAAGGCACATACAACGATAACGATCCGATCGGTGTCCTGGATGTGACGATCTCTTCCAACCTGATTTTGGATGAAATTTTGGGTATAAAAGATCTTCGTTCGGATAAGCGTATCGATTTCGTAGGCGGTATCCGTGGTCTGGGAGAATTGCAGCGGCGTGTGGACAGTGGTGAGATGAAGGTAGCGCTGGCTCTTTATCCTGTCACTATGAAGCAATTGATGGATATTGCCGATACCGGTAATATCATGCCTCCCAAGACAACTTGGTTCGAACCGAAACTGCGTTCCGGCTTGGTTATCCATAAACTCGAATAA